The Streptomyces sp. P9-A4 genome contains a region encoding:
- the typA gene encoding translational GTPase TypA, with the protein MPTRHDIRNVAIVAHVDHGKTTIVDAMLKQAGAFAAHQQLDDRMMDSNDLEREKGITILAKNTAVKYHPKDGGAPITINIIDTPGHADFGGEVERGLSMVDAVVLLVDASEGPLPQTRFVLRKALQQRLPVILCINKTDRPDSRIDEVVNETYDLFLDLDADEDQIEFPIVYACGRDGIASLTKPENGTVPSDSDSLEPFFSTILEHVPAPSYDEEAPLQAHVTNLDADNFLGRIALLRVEQGELRKGQTVAWIKTDGTIANVRITELMMTEALTRKPAEVAGPGDICAVAGIPDIMIGETLADPENPIALPLITVDQPAISMTIGTNTSPLVGRGGTGKGAEAKSAVKQRKVTARQVKDRLDRELIGNVSLRVLDTERPDAWEVQGRGELALAILVEQMRREGFELTIGKPQVVTKEVDGKTHEPVERLTVDVPEEHMGAVTQLMGIRKGRMDNMSNHGSGWVRMEFVVPSRGLIGFRTEFLTNTRGTGIAHSIHEGHEPWFGTLTTRNNGSLVADRAGAVTAFAMTNLQERGVLFTDPGTEVYEGMIVGENSRSDDMDVNITKEKKLTNMRSASADSFEAIVPPRKLSLEQSLEFCRDDECVEVTPEAVRIRKVILDQNARGRASSRAKNN; encoded by the coding sequence ATGCCCACGCGCCACGACATCCGTAACGTCGCCATCGTCGCCCACGTCGACCATGGCAAGACGACCATCGTCGACGCCATGCTCAAGCAGGCCGGTGCCTTCGCCGCCCACCAGCAGCTCGACGACCGCATGATGGACTCGAACGACCTGGAGCGTGAGAAGGGCATCACGATCCTCGCCAAGAACACGGCGGTGAAGTATCACCCCAAGGACGGCGGGGCCCCGATCACGATCAACATCATCGACACCCCCGGCCACGCCGACTTCGGCGGCGAGGTCGAGCGCGGCCTTTCGATGGTGGACGCGGTCGTCCTGCTCGTGGACGCCTCCGAGGGTCCGCTCCCGCAGACCCGCTTCGTGCTGCGCAAGGCGCTCCAGCAGCGCCTGCCCGTCATCCTCTGCATCAACAAGACGGACCGCCCGGACTCCCGGATCGACGAGGTCGTCAACGAGACCTACGACCTGTTCCTGGACCTGGACGCGGACGAGGACCAGATCGAGTTCCCGATCGTCTACGCCTGTGGCCGTGACGGCATCGCCTCGCTGACCAAGCCGGAGAACGGCACGGTTCCCAGCGACAGCGACAGCCTGGAGCCGTTCTTCTCCACCATCCTGGAGCACGTCCCGGCCCCGTCGTACGACGAGGAGGCGCCGCTCCAGGCGCACGTCACCAACCTGGACGCCGACAACTTCCTCGGCCGCATCGCGCTGCTCCGCGTCGAGCAGGGCGAGCTGCGCAAGGGCCAGACGGTCGCGTGGATCAAGACGGACGGCACCATCGCCAACGTCCGCATCACCGAGCTGATGATGACCGAGGCGCTCACCCGCAAGCCCGCCGAGGTCGCCGGCCCCGGTGACATCTGCGCCGTCGCCGGTATCCCCGACATCATGATCGGCGAGACCCTGGCCGACCCGGAGAACCCGATCGCGCTGCCGCTGATCACGGTCGACCAGCCGGCCATCTCCATGACCATCGGCACCAACACCTCGCCGCTCGTCGGCCGCGGTGGCACCGGCAAGGGCGCGGAGGCCAAGTCCGCGGTCAAGCAGCGCAAGGTCACCGCCCGCCAGGTCAAGGACCGTCTGGACCGCGAGCTGATCGGTAACGTCTCGCTCCGCGTGCTCGACACCGAGCGTCCGGACGCCTGGGAGGTCCAGGGCCGCGGTGAGCTCGCGCTCGCCATCCTGGTCGAGCAGATGCGCCGCGAGGGCTTCGAGCTGACCATCGGCAAGCCCCAGGTCGTCACCAAGGAGGTCGACGGCAAGACGCACGAGCCCGTCGAGCGCCTCACGGTCGACGTCCCCGAGGAGCACATGGGCGCGGTCACGCAGCTCATGGGTATCCGCAAGGGCCGCATGGACAACATGTCGAACCACGGCTCCGGCTGGGTCCGCATGGAGTTCGTCGTTCCGTCCCGTGGCCTCATCGGCTTCCGTACGGAGTTCCTGACCAACACCCGCGGTACGGGCATCGCCCACTCGATCCACGAGGGCCACGAGCCGTGGTTCGGCACGCTGACGACCCGTAACAACGGTTCGCTGGTCGCCGACCGCGCGGGCGCCGTCACCGCCTTCGCGATGACGAACCTCCAGGAGCGCGGTGTCCTGTTCACCGACCCCGGCACCGAGGTGTACGAGGGCATGATCGTCGGCGAGAACTCGCGCTCCGACGACATGGACGTGAACATCACCAAGGAGAAGAAGCTCACCAACATGCGCTCCGCCTCCGCCGACTCCTTCGAGGCGATCGTCCCGCCGCGGAAGCTCTCCCTGGAGCAGTCCCTGGAGTTCTGCCGCGACGACGAGTGCGTCGAGGTCACCCCGGAGGCCGTGCGCATCCGCAAGGTCATCCTGGACCAGAACGCGCGTGGCCGCGCGTCCTCGCGCGCCAAGAACAACTGA
- a CDS encoding ABC transporter permease, whose product MGRYVARRLLQMIPVFLGTTLLIFAMVHALPGDPVLAMFGDKGADPATLAAKRHELGLDKPAWQQYFFYMRDMILHLDFGTQIRNGRPVTEVLGDAFPITLQLAALAFAIELIFGIGLGVIGGLRAGRLADNVILIFTLLIISIPVFVLGYIIKMVFAFNLEWIAPNVSTEPQLSEMLAPAIVLGGLSLAYVARLTRTSMAENLRADYMRTAVAKGLPRRRVIGVHLMRNSMIPVVTFLGTDIGALMGGAVVTEAIFNIKGIGGVIAESISRREGTTLVGLVTVLVIVYLVTSLLIDLLYAVLDPRIRYA is encoded by the coding sequence ATGGGGCGTTATGTCGCACGACGACTGCTCCAGATGATCCCGGTTTTCCTCGGGACGACCCTGCTGATCTTTGCCATGGTGCACGCCCTGCCCGGCGACCCCGTGCTGGCGATGTTCGGCGACAAGGGCGCCGACCCGGCGACACTCGCCGCGAAGCGCCATGAGCTGGGTCTCGACAAGCCTGCATGGCAGCAGTACTTCTTCTATATGCGGGACATGATCCTGCACCTGGACTTCGGTACCCAGATCCGTAACGGACGGCCGGTCACCGAGGTGCTGGGCGACGCGTTCCCCATCACCCTCCAGCTCGCCGCCCTGGCGTTCGCCATCGAGCTGATCTTCGGCATCGGTCTGGGCGTCATCGGTGGTCTGCGCGCCGGCCGTCTGGCCGACAACGTGATCCTGATCTTCACCCTGCTGATCATCTCGATCCCGGTCTTCGTCCTGGGCTACATCATCAAGATGGTGTTCGCGTTCAACCTGGAGTGGATCGCGCCGAACGTCAGCACCGAGCCGCAGCTGAGCGAGATGCTCGCTCCGGCCATTGTGCTCGGCGGCCTCTCCCTCGCCTATGTGGCACGGCTCACCCGTACCTCCATGGCGGAGAACCTGCGCGCCGACTACATGCGCACGGCCGTCGCCAAGGGCCTGCCGCGACGCCGGGTCATCGGCGTCCACCTGATGCGCAACTCGATGATCCCCGTGGTCACCTTCCTCGGCACCGACATCGGCGCCCTGATGGGCGGCGCGGTCGTCACCGAGGCGATCTTCAACATCAAGGGCATCGGCGGCGTCATCGCCGAGTCGATCTCCCGGCGTGAAGGTACGACCCTGGTGGGCCTCGTCACCGTCCTGGTGATCGTCTACCTCGTCACCAGCCTGCTCATCGACCTGCTGTACGCGGTCCTGGACCCGAGGATCCGGTATGCCTGA
- a CDS encoding ABC transporter permease gives MPDVTKTAAAAVEDAIAPPSVDAAPAAKAEKARSLWGDAWADLRRNPYFIISSALIALLLLISVWPTLFTSASPTAGDLVHHFLSKPELGNVGSPEWLGYDQQGRSVYARLIHGTRASIIVGVAVTAIVTVVGGIMGMISGYFGGWVDALLSRITDVFFGIPFLLGAMVVLQSFVERTVWVVVFALAFLGWTQITRVMRGAVITVKQADYVHAAKALGAGTTRILFRHILPNAMAPVIVVATIALGGYISAEATLSFLGLGLAAPTVSWGVDISAGVAQIRVAPHVLLWPSIMLSLTVLAFIMLGEAVRNALDPKLR, from the coding sequence ATGCCTGACGTGACCAAGACCGCTGCCGCGGCAGTCGAGGACGCCATCGCCCCGCCCTCCGTGGACGCGGCCCCGGCCGCGAAGGCGGAGAAGGCCCGCAGCCTCTGGGGCGACGCCTGGGCCGACCTGCGCCGCAACCCGTACTTCATCATCTCGTCGGCGCTGATCGCGCTGCTGCTGCTGATCTCGGTGTGGCCGACCCTCTTCACCAGCGCGTCCCCGACCGCCGGTGACCTGGTCCACCACTTCCTGAGCAAGCCCGAGCTGGGCAACGTCGGTTCGCCCGAGTGGCTGGGCTACGACCAGCAGGGCCGCTCCGTCTACGCCCGCCTCATCCACGGCACCCGCGCCTCGATCATCGTCGGCGTCGCGGTCACCGCGATCGTCACGGTCGTCGGCGGCATCATGGGCATGATCTCGGGCTACTTCGGGGGCTGGGTCGACGCGCTCCTCTCCCGGATCACCGACGTCTTCTTCGGCATCCCGTTCCTGCTCGGCGCCATGGTCGTCCTGCAGTCGTTCGTCGAGCGGACCGTCTGGGTCGTCGTCTTCGCCCTCGCGTTCCTCGGCTGGACCCAGATCACCCGCGTCATGCGCGGTGCCGTGATCACGGTCAAGCAGGCCGACTACGTCCACGCGGCCAAGGCCCTCGGCGCCGGCACGACCCGGATCCTCTTCCGGCACATCCTGCCGAACGCCATGGCCCCCGTCATCGTCGTCGCGACCATCGCGCTCGGCGGTTACATCTCGGCCGAGGCCACCCTGTCGTTCCTCGGTCTGGGCCTCGCCGCCCCGACCGTCTCGTGGGGTGTCGACATCTCCGCCGGTGTCGCCCAGATCCGAGTGGCCCCGCACGTCCTGCTCTGGCCCTCGATCATGCTGAGC
- a CDS encoding peptide ABC transporter substrate-binding protein produces the protein MRGAKSAKWVTGAIIVALAATACGGGKSDGGSDAKGAVDPNGIFSIELGEPEKPLLTGDTMESNGSAVMSGLFSTLVDYKADGSLSMINAESVTTTDSKTWTVKLKPGWTFHDGTPVTSKSFVDAWNWNASLKNAQGLASWFADIKGYDKVHPDAEGAKQTADKLEGLKVVDETTFKVELSKAVPYFAHKLAYIVFAPLPESFYKDPVAGGQKPVGNGPYKFKSWDHKKKIEVTRFDGYKGPNKAKNGGVVFKNYTTLEAAYEDLKSGNVDVLRQIAPKDLPVYRQDLGDRAVDQPYSAVQTIAVAFYADQWKKPKQIDPRVIQGLSMAIDRATITKTVLNGTREPATGWVAKGVLGFQEDGGAGVTKFDPAKAKDLIKAGGGVPNNKISIQYNADGGHKEWVDAVCNSIQQSTGVQCVGDGKPDFQADLTARKTKQVKSLYRSGWVLDYPVNANFISDLFRTGAGGNQGDFSNKELDAKIAKADSAATLDESVKAYQAIEKDLINYMPSIPLWYYKVNAGFSEKVSGVAYGQDGDPILTGVEVKK, from the coding sequence ATGCGCGGTGCCAAGAGCGCCAAGTGGGTAACGGGCGCGATCATCGTTGCCCTTGCTGCGACCGCCTGTGGCGGGGGTAAGAGCGACGGCGGCAGTGACGCCAAGGGCGCTGTTGACCCGAACGGAATCTTCTCCATCGAGCTGGGCGAGCCTGAGAAGCCCCTGCTCACCGGCGACACGATGGAGTCCAACGGCTCCGCCGTGATGTCCGGCCTGTTCTCGACCCTGGTCGACTACAAGGCCGACGGCTCGCTGTCGATGATCAACGCCGAGTCGGTCACCACGACGGACTCGAAGACCTGGACGGTCAAGCTCAAGCCGGGCTGGACCTTCCACGACGGCACCCCGGTGACCTCCAAGTCCTTCGTGGACGCGTGGAACTGGAACGCCAGCCTGAAGAACGCCCAGGGCCTCGCGTCCTGGTTCGCGGACATCAAGGGCTACGACAAGGTCCACCCGGACGCCGAGGGCGCCAAGCAGACCGCCGACAAGCTCGAGGGTCTGAAGGTCGTCGACGAGACCACCTTCAAGGTCGAGCTCTCGAAGGCCGTTCCGTACTTCGCGCACAAGCTGGCCTACATCGTCTTCGCGCCGCTCCCGGAGTCCTTCTACAAGGACCCGGTCGCCGGCGGCCAGAAGCCGGTCGGCAACGGTCCCTACAAGTTCAAGAGCTGGGACCACAAGAAGAAGATCGAGGTCACGCGCTTCGACGGCTACAAGGGCCCGAACAAGGCGAAGAACGGCGGTGTGGTCTTCAAGAACTACACCACCCTCGAGGCCGCGTACGAGGACCTGAAGTCGGGCAACGTCGACGTCCTGCGTCAGATCGCGCCGAAGGACCTCCCGGTCTACCGCCAGGACCTCGGCGACCGCGCCGTGGACCAGCCGTACTCCGCCGTCCAGACCATCGCCGTCGCCTTCTACGCCGACCAGTGGAAGAAGCCGAAGCAGATCGACCCGCGCGTCATCCAGGGTCTGTCCATGGCGATCGACCGTGCCACCATCACCAAGACGGTGCTGAACGGCACGCGTGAGCCCGCGACCGGCTGGGTCGCGAAGGGCGTCCTGGGCTTCCAGGAGGACGGTGGCGCCGGCGTCACCAAGTTCGACCCCGCCAAGGCCAAGGACCTGATCAAGGCCGGCGGTGGCGTTCCGAACAACAAGATCTCCATCCAGTACAACGCCGACGGCGGACACAAGGAGTGGGTGGACGCTGTCTGCAACTCCATCCAGCAGTCCACCGGCGTCCAGTGCGTCGGCGACGGCAAGCCGGACTTCCAGGCCGACCTGACCGCTCGTAAGACGAAGCAGGTCAAGTCGCTCTACCGCTCCGGCTGGGTGCTCGACTACCCGGTGAACGCCAACTTCATCTCGGACCTGTTCCGTACGGGCGCGGGCGGCAACCAGGGCGACTTCTCCAACAAGGAGCTGGACGCCAAGATCGCGAAGGCCGACTCCGCCGCGACCCTTGACGAGTCCGTCAAGGCGTACCAGGCGATCGAGAAGGACCTGATCAACTACATGCCGTCCATCCCGCTCTGGTACTACAAGGTCAACGCGGGCTTCTCCGAGAAGGTTTCGGGCGTGGCGTACGGCCAGGACGGCGACCCGATCCTGACCGGCGTCGAGGTCAAGAAGTAA